A window from Intestinimonas massiliensis (ex Afouda et al. 2020) encodes these proteins:
- the eno gene encoding phosphopyruvate hydratase translates to MIEIVDVLGREILDSRGNPTVEVEVYLEDGVVGRAAVPSGASTGIYEACELRDGDKGRYLGKGVLKAVENVNTEIADCLVGMNVLDQVAIDKAMIELDGTPNKSRLGANAILGASLACAKAAAESLGLSLYNYIGGVNAKTLPVPMMNILNGGAHATNNVEIQEFMIMPVGACCFREALCMCAEVFHTLKSTLKENGTPAAGVGDEGGYAPNLKKDEDALKVIVKAIEEAGFQPGKDFMIAIDAASSEWWDEEEKCYVQPKSGKKMTQQQLVNMWKKFADTYPIISLEDGMAETDWEGWAMLTRAIGDKVQLVGDDLFVTNVERLSTGIEKKVANSILIKVNQIGTLTETLDAIQMANRAGYTAIVSHRSGETEDATIADIAVALNAGQIKTGAPSRTDRVAKYNQLLRIEEELDDVAQYPGMKAFFNLNQ, encoded by the coding sequence ATGATTGAAATCGTTGACGTACTGGGCCGCGAGATCCTGGACTCCCGCGGCAATCCCACCGTGGAGGTGGAGGTCTATCTGGAGGACGGCGTGGTCGGCCGCGCCGCCGTGCCCTCCGGCGCCTCCACCGGCATCTATGAGGCCTGCGAGCTGCGGGACGGCGACAAGGGCCGTTATCTGGGCAAGGGCGTCCTCAAGGCAGTGGAAAACGTGAACACCGAGATTGCCGACTGCCTGGTGGGCATGAATGTGCTGGATCAGGTGGCCATTGACAAGGCCATGATCGAGCTGGACGGCACCCCCAACAAGTCCCGTCTGGGCGCCAACGCCATTCTGGGCGCCTCGCTGGCCTGTGCCAAGGCCGCGGCCGAGAGCCTGGGGCTCAGCCTCTACAACTATATCGGCGGCGTCAATGCCAAGACCCTGCCTGTCCCCATGATGAACATTCTCAACGGCGGCGCTCACGCCACCAACAACGTGGAGATCCAGGAGTTCATGATCATGCCCGTGGGCGCCTGCTGCTTCCGGGAGGCTCTGTGCATGTGCGCCGAGGTGTTCCACACCCTGAAGAGCACCCTGAAGGAGAACGGCACTCCCGCCGCCGGCGTGGGCGACGAGGGCGGCTACGCCCCCAACCTGAAGAAGGATGAGGACGCCCTGAAGGTCATCGTCAAGGCCATCGAGGAGGCCGGCTTCCAGCCCGGCAAGGACTTTATGATCGCCATCGACGCCGCGTCCTCCGAGTGGTGGGACGAGGAGGAGAAGTGCTATGTCCAGCCCAAATCCGGCAAGAAGATGACCCAGCAGCAGCTGGTGAACATGTGGAAAAAGTTTGCCGACACCTATCCCATCATCTCCCTGGAGGACGGCATGGCCGAGACCGACTGGGAGGGCTGGGCCATGCTGACCCGCGCCATCGGCGACAAGGTGCAACTGGTGGGCGACGACCTGTTTGTCACCAATGTGGAGCGTCTGTCCACCGGCATCGAGAAGAAGGTGGCCAACTCCATCCTCATCAAGGTCAACCAGATCGGTACCCTGACCGAAACCCTGGACGCCATCCAGATGGCCAACCGGGCCGGCTACACCGCCATCGTGTCCCACCGCTCCGGCGAGACCGAGGACGCCACCATCGCCGACATCGCCGTGGCCCTCAACGCCGGGCAGATCAAGACCGGCGCGCCCAGCCGCACCGACCGCGTGGCCAAGTACAACCAGCTTCTGCGCATCGAAGAGGAGCTGGACGACGTGGCCCAGTACCCCGGGATGAAGGCCTTCTTTAACCTGAACCAGTAA
- the tpiA gene encoding triose-phosphate isomerase has product MNRRYRKTIIAGNWKMNKTLSETRAFAEELKPILPRGKWCDVVLCVPYVNIPAAVRLFKDCRVAIGAENCHYEANGAYTGEVSAEMLKELGVKYVVIGHSERRQYYNETDATVNKKVHAALEVGLRPIVCVGESLEQRELGVTMELISYQVKCALSGVTADKLRHVVIAYEPLWAIGTGKTATAEQAGEVCQAIRAIIRKLYGARVARSVTIQYGGSMNAKNARELLAQPDVDGGLIGGASLKAPDFVEIINAANQGE; this is encoded by the coding sequence ATGAATAGAAGATATCGCAAAACCATCATCGCCGGAAACTGGAAGATGAACAAGACCCTCTCCGAGACCCGCGCCTTTGCCGAGGAGCTCAAGCCCATCCTGCCCCGGGGCAAGTGGTGCGACGTGGTTCTCTGCGTCCCCTACGTGAACATTCCCGCCGCAGTCCGGCTGTTCAAGGACTGCCGGGTGGCCATCGGCGCAGAGAACTGCCACTATGAGGCCAACGGCGCCTATACCGGCGAGGTCTCCGCTGAGATGCTCAAGGAGCTGGGCGTCAAGTATGTGGTCATCGGCCACTCCGAGCGCCGCCAGTACTACAACGAGACCGACGCCACCGTCAACAAGAAGGTCCACGCCGCCCTGGAGGTGGGCCTGCGGCCCATCGTCTGCGTGGGCGAGAGCCTGGAGCAGCGGGAGCTGGGCGTGACCATGGAGCTTATCTCCTACCAGGTCAAGTGCGCCCTGTCCGGCGTGACCGCCGACAAGCTGCGCCACGTGGTCATCGCCTATGAGCCCCTGTGGGCCATCGGCACCGGCAAAACCGCCACCGCCGAGCAGGCCGGCGAGGTCTGCCAGGCCATCCGCGCCATCATCCGCAAGCTCTACGGCGCCCGGGTGGCCCGGTCCGTCACCATCCAGTACGGCGGCTCCATGAACGCCAAGAACGCCCGGGAGCTGCTGGCCCAGCCCGATGTGGACGGTGGTCTCATCGGCGGCGCCTCTCTGAAGGCCCCCGACTTCGTGGAGATCATCAACGCCGCCAATCAGGGTGAATAA
- a CDS encoding phosphoglycerate kinase, whose product MNYNKKTVKDIDVAGKKVLLRCDFNVPQDKATGAITDDKRIVAALPTIRYLLEQNAAVIACSHLGKPKGEWKESLSLAPVAQHLSQLLGREVLFAKDIIGPDAQAKAAALQPGQIMLLENLRFDKGEEKNDPAFAKALADLAQVYVSDAFGTVHRAHASTAGVAAYLPAVSGFLIGKELDIMGKALENPQRPFVAVLGGAKVSDKINVINNLLEKADAIIIGGGMSYTFAKAQGHTIGKSLLEEDKLDYAREMIAKAQAKGVKFLLPTDNLCAAEFSKDARPVLEGTDIPDALMGMDIGPRTIEAFSAAVKGAGTVVWNGPMGVFEFPAFAEGTKAMAKALAESGAITIVGGGDSAAAVEQLGFADRMTHISTGGGASLEFLEGKELPGVACLLDR is encoded by the coding sequence ATGAATTACAACAAGAAAACGGTAAAAGACATCGATGTCGCGGGAAAAAAGGTCCTGCTCCGCTGCGATTTCAACGTGCCCCAGGACAAGGCCACCGGCGCCATCACCGACGATAAGCGCATCGTGGCCGCCCTGCCCACCATCCGCTACCTGCTGGAGCAGAACGCGGCCGTCATCGCCTGCTCCCACCTGGGCAAGCCCAAGGGGGAGTGGAAGGAATCTTTGTCCCTGGCCCCGGTCGCCCAGCATCTCAGCCAGCTGCTGGGCAGAGAGGTCCTCTTCGCCAAAGACATCATCGGCCCGGACGCCCAGGCCAAGGCCGCAGCCCTTCAGCCCGGCCAGATCATGCTGCTGGAAAACCTGCGCTTTGACAAGGGCGAGGAGAAAAACGACCCCGCCTTTGCCAAGGCCCTGGCCGACCTGGCCCAGGTCTATGTCTCCGACGCCTTCGGCACGGTCCATCGCGCCCACGCCTCCACCGCCGGCGTGGCCGCCTATCTGCCCGCCGTCTCCGGCTTCCTCATTGGCAAGGAGCTGGACATCATGGGCAAGGCCCTGGAAAACCCCCAGCGCCCCTTCGTGGCCGTGCTGGGCGGGGCCAAGGTCTCCGACAAGATCAACGTCATCAACAACCTGCTGGAAAAGGCCGACGCCATCATCATCGGCGGCGGCATGTCCTACACCTTCGCCAAGGCCCAGGGGCACACCATCGGCAAGTCCCTGCTGGAGGAGGATAAGCTGGACTACGCCCGGGAGATGATCGCCAAGGCCCAGGCCAAGGGCGTAAAATTCCTGCTGCCCACCGACAACCTGTGCGCCGCCGAGTTTTCCAAGGACGCCCGGCCCGTGCTGGAGGGGACCGACATCCCCGACGCGCTGATGGGCATGGACATCGGCCCCAGGACCATCGAGGCCTTCTCCGCCGCCGTGAAGGGCGCGGGCACCGTGGTGTGGAACGGCCCCATGGGCGTGTTTGAGTTCCCCGCCTTTGCCGAGGGCACCAAGGCCATGGCCAAGGCCCTGGCCGAGTCCGGCGCCATCACCATCGTGGGCGGCGGCGACTCTGCCGCGGCGGTGGAGCAGTTGGGCTTTGCCGACCGGATGACCCACATCTCCACCGGCGGCGGCGCCTCCCTGGAATTCCTGGAGGGCAAGGAGCTGCCCGGCGTGGCCTGCCTGCTGGACCGATAA
- a CDS encoding aminotransferase class V-fold PLP-dependent enzyme yields the protein MKRTYQFDQAATSFPKAEGVAEAMMEYLTQVGGNVGRGAYPSACDAAEAVLEVRERLCTLLGGPAPQNVILTPGCTYSLNFVLKGLLRPGDRVAVSGLEHNAVLRPLRQMEARGVTVDCLPCRATGELDLAAAERRLTPDTRLVVLTHASNVCGTLLPVAEVGALCRERGIFLCVDAAQTAGSVPIHMEKMHIDALAFPGHKGLLGPQGIGGLIVTDALARALDPLVTGGTGSASDSPEMPELLPDRFEPGTLNLPGVYGLRAALRWLEGQDLEVLRRREIKLTGHLIARLREMEEDGLKIFGTLDAARQVGVVSVDFPRLDNAEAAFQLERDYGVLTRCGLHCAPLAHRTLGTFPAGTVRFSVGPFTRFEDVDYLQAAVCGVMGV from the coding sequence ATGAAAAGGACCTATCAGTTTGACCAGGCCGCCACCTCGTTTCCCAAGGCGGAGGGCGTGGCCGAGGCCATGATGGAATATCTGACCCAGGTGGGAGGGAATGTGGGCCGGGGGGCCTACCCCTCGGCCTGCGACGCGGCGGAAGCCGTGCTGGAGGTGCGGGAGCGTCTGTGCACCCTGCTGGGCGGTCCGGCGCCCCAGAACGTCATCCTGACGCCGGGGTGCACCTACTCCCTCAACTTCGTGCTTAAGGGGCTGCTGCGGCCCGGCGACCGGGTGGCGGTCTCTGGCCTGGAGCACAACGCCGTACTGCGCCCCCTGCGCCAGATGGAGGCCCGGGGGGTGACGGTGGACTGCCTGCCCTGCCGGGCGACCGGCGAGCTGGACCTGGCCGCGGCGGAGCGGCGTCTGACGCCGGACACCAGACTGGTGGTGCTCACCCACGCCTCCAACGTCTGCGGTACCCTGCTGCCGGTGGCGGAGGTGGGGGCGCTGTGCCGGGAGCGGGGCATCTTCCTGTGTGTGGACGCCGCCCAGACGGCGGGAAGCGTGCCCATCCATATGGAGAAGATGCACATCGACGCCCTGGCCTTTCCGGGGCACAAGGGGCTGCTGGGGCCCCAGGGCATCGGCGGGCTGATCGTCACCGACGCCCTGGCCCGGGCGCTGGACCCCCTGGTGACCGGCGGCACCGGCAGCGCCTCGGATTCTCCGGAGATGCCGGAGCTCCTGCCCGACCGCTTTGAGCCGGGGACCCTGAACCTGCCGGGCGTGTACGGCCTGCGGGCCGCCCTGCGGTGGCTGGAGGGCCAGGACCTGGAGGTGCTGCGCCGGCGTGAGATCAAGCTCACCGGCCACCTGATCGCCCGGCTGCGGGAGATGGAGGAGGACGGTCTGAAAATTTTCGGCACCCTGGACGCCGCCAGACAGGTGGGGGTGGTGTCGGTGGACTTCCCCAGGCTGGACAACGCCGAGGCTGCCTTCCAGCTGGAGCGGGACTACGGCGTGCTGACCCGCTGCGGGCTCCACTGCGCGCCCCTGGCGCACCGGACACTGGGCACCTTCCCGGCGGGGACCGTCCGCTTCTCCGTGGGGCCCTTCACCCGGTTTGAGGACGTGGATTACCTGCAGGCGGCGGTGTGCGGCGTCATGGGCGTGTGA
- a CDS encoding GTP pyrophosphokinase, with the protein MPCETGKTRLMVPDKTLTILPPALEGEAGALTELFHIYEAAMKVIAVRLEILDAEFKNLHDHNPIHHTEARVKSLDSILQKLERKGLDPTIENIQHYITDVAGLRIVCPYVDDIYLLDNLLSQQEHIVIVRRSDYIEHPKPNGYRSLHLIVRVPVPLADRTAHAPVEIQLRTIAMDMWASLEHELHYKSRFQPVEHLSERLKLCANTLSDVDLRMQEIFDYLNGQRSGDEE; encoded by the coding sequence GTGCCCTGCGAGACGGGAAAGACACGGCTCATGGTCCCCGACAAGACTCTGACGATCCTGCCCCCCGCGCTGGAGGGCGAGGCGGGAGCCCTCACCGAGCTGTTCCACATCTATGAGGCGGCCATGAAAGTGATCGCCGTCCGGCTGGAGATCCTGGATGCGGAGTTCAAGAATCTGCACGACCACAATCCCATCCATCACACCGAGGCCCGGGTCAAATCCCTGGACAGCATCCTCCAGAAGCTGGAGCGCAAGGGCCTGGATCCCACCATCGAGAACATCCAGCACTACATCACCGATGTGGCGGGGCTGCGGATCGTCTGCCCCTATGTGGACGATATCTACCTGCTGGACAACCTGCTTTCCCAGCAGGAGCACATCGTCATCGTCCGCCGCAGCGACTATATCGAGCACCCCAAGCCCAACGGCTACCGCAGTCTGCACCTCATCGTGCGGGTGCCGGTGCCCCTGGCCGACCGGACGGCCCATGCTCCGGTGGAGATTCAGTTGCGTACCATTGCCATGGATATGTGGGCCAGCCTGGAGCACGAGCTCCACTACAAATCCCGGTTCCAGCCAGTGGAGCACCTGTCCGAGCGGCTCAAGCTGTGCGCTAACACCCTGTCCGATGTAGACCTTCGGATGCAGGAGATTTTCGATTACCTCAACGGCCAGAGGAGCGGCGACGAAGAATAG
- the gpmI gene encoding 2,3-bisphosphoglycerate-independent phosphoglycerate mutase gives MKKTPTTLIIMDGFGLRAETAGNAIANAKKPHLDRLFAENPGCKLSASGLDVGLPEGQMGNSEVGHTNIGAGRVVFQDLPRISKAIADGDFFTNEAYVSAMDDCKAKGTALHVMGLLSDGGVHSHIEHIFALLDMARQRGVEKIYVHAFLDGRDVPPASGRDFVARLQDKCQALGSAKIGVISGRYYAMDRDKRWDRVQKAYDALVLGEAPFEPDPVQAVQSSYDAGVTDEFVVPVLCCREAVIGPGDSVIFMNFRPDRARELTRALVDPAFSDLIRKKGFFPLHYVCTTEYDATMPNVSVAFPHHALQNIFGGYISRLGLTQLRIAETEKYAHVTFFFNGGVEQVFPGEDRVLIPSPSVPTYDLKPDMSAREVTDACVERIESGAYDVIILNFANCDMVGHTGVYEAARLAVEAVDECVGRVVEATTNMGGICLITADHGNAERMVEDDGVTPYTAHTTNLVPFYIVGADVKLRDGRLADIAPTMLDLMGLEKPEEMDGTTLIL, from the coding sequence ATGAAAAAAACACCGACGACTCTGATCATCATGGACGGCTTCGGCCTCCGGGCCGAGACCGCCGGCAACGCCATCGCCAACGCCAAAAAGCCCCACCTGGACCGGCTCTTTGCGGAAAATCCCGGCTGTAAGCTGTCCGCCTCCGGCCTGGACGTGGGCCTGCCCGAGGGGCAGATGGGCAACAGCGAGGTGGGCCACACCAACATCGGCGCCGGCCGGGTGGTGTTTCAGGACCTGCCCCGCATCTCCAAGGCCATCGCAGACGGCGATTTCTTCACCAACGAGGCCTATGTGAGCGCCATGGACGACTGCAAGGCCAAGGGCACCGCCCTGCATGTGATGGGCCTGCTGTCCGACGGCGGCGTCCACAGCCACATCGAGCACATCTTCGCCCTGCTGGACATGGCCAGGCAGCGGGGTGTGGAGAAGATCTACGTCCACGCCTTTCTGGACGGCCGGGACGTGCCCCCCGCCTCTGGCCGGGACTTCGTCGCCCGGCTGCAGGACAAATGCCAGGCGCTGGGCAGCGCCAAAATCGGCGTGATTTCCGGCCGGTACTATGCCATGGACCGGGATAAGCGCTGGGACCGGGTGCAGAAGGCCTATGACGCCCTGGTGCTGGGGGAGGCCCCCTTTGAGCCCGACCCGGTTCAGGCCGTACAGAGCTCTTATGACGCGGGCGTCACCGATGAGTTTGTGGTCCCCGTGCTCTGCTGCCGGGAGGCCGTCATCGGCCCCGGCGATTCGGTCATCTTTATGAACTTCCGGCCCGACCGGGCTCGGGAGCTCACCCGCGCGCTGGTGGACCCCGCCTTCTCCGATCTGATCCGGAAAAAGGGGTTCTTCCCCCTGCACTATGTCTGCACCACCGAGTACGACGCCACCATGCCCAACGTATCAGTGGCCTTCCCCCACCACGCGCTTCAGAACATTTTCGGCGGGTATATCAGCCGGCTGGGCCTGACCCAGCTGCGCATCGCTGAGACCGAAAAATATGCCCACGTCACCTTCTTCTTCAACGGCGGCGTGGAGCAGGTTTTCCCCGGCGAGGACCGGGTCCTCATCCCCTCCCCCTCGGTGCCCACCTATGACCTGAAGCCGGACATGAGCGCCCGGGAGGTCACCGACGCCTGCGTGGAGCGCATCGAGAGCGGGGCCTACGACGTCATCATCCTCAACTTCGCCAACTGCGACATGGTGGGCCATACCGGGGTCTACGAGGCCGCCCGGCTGGCGGTGGAGGCGGTGGACGAGTGCGTGGGCCGCGTGGTGGAGGCCACCACAAACATGGGGGGCATCTGCCTCATCACCGCCGACCACGGCAACGCCGAGCGGATGGTGGAGGACGACGGCGTCACCCCCTACACCGCCCATACCACCAATTTGGTGCCCTTCTATATCGTGGGCGCCGACGTCAAGCTGCGGGACGGCCGCCTGGCCGACATCGCCCCCACCATGCTGGACCTCATGGGCCTGGAAAAGCCCGAGGAAATGGATGGAACCACACTGATCCTGTAA